The following coding sequences are from one Cardiobacteriaceae bacterium TAE3-ERU3 window:
- a CDS encoding septum formation initiator family protein codes for MKRAVLYGLMLLIIAALVWLNYYLWVTQHEKKQSIEGLQTQIQLHQSENKSLADRNDALLVEVENLRSPDAYFAYEEKAREDYGMIGQNETYFVLPDSELASLPDVPGLAPDPVAILNPDQSSIELESIETNAGGVPATTEILPVTPLPLQLESIQE; via the coding sequence ATGAAACGAGCGGTGCTATATGGTCTGATGCTGTTGATCATTGCTGCGCTGGTGTGGCTCAACTATTATTTGTGGGTCACACAGCATGAAAAAAAGCAGAGTATTGAAGGTTTGCAGACTCAGATCCAATTGCATCAGTCAGAAAATAAATCGCTAGCTGATCGTAATGATGCCTTGTTGGTCGAAGTGGAAAACCTCCGCTCACCAGATGCGTATTTTGCGTACGAAGAAAAGGCGCGTGAAGATTATGGCATGATCGGGCAAAATGAAACGTATTTCGTATTGCCCGATAGTGAGCTGGCAAGCTTACCTGATGTGCCTGGGTTAGCGCCAGATCCAGTTGCAATTTTAAATCCTGATCAGTCATCGATTGAGCTGGAATCTATTGAAACTAATGCCGGGGGCGTGCCTGCGACGACAGAAATTCTCCCGGTCACACCATTACCGTTACAGCTGGAGTCAATTCAAGAGTAA
- a CDS encoding urocanate hydratase — protein sequence MSGNNPRIDESRVIKAPRGSELTCKNWLIEAAYRMIQNNLDDEVAENPQHLVVYGGIGRAARNWQCFDRILESLENLEEDESLLVQSGKPVGVFKTHTDAPRVLIANSNLVPKWANWSHFNELDRKGLFMYGQMTAGSWIYIGSQGIVQGTYETFAEAGRQHFGGDWSGKWILTAGLGGMGGAQPLAATFAGAVSLNIECQQSSIDFRLRTRYVDMQADDLDHALKLVKEYCDKGEAVSIALLGNAAEVLPEIVKRAKAGGLMPDLVTDQTSAHDLINGYLPIGWTVEQWKAAQADESQHDKLTQDAAKSCAQHVQAMLDLQAMGAKAVDYGNNIRQVAYDEGISNAFDFPGFVPAYIRPLFCQGKGPFRWVALSGDPEDIYKTDQKIKELFPENEHVHRWLDMAKERISFQGLPSRICWLGLGERHLAGMAFNEMVKNGELKAPIVIGRDHLDTGSVASPNRETESMHDGTDAVSDWPLLNALLNTAGGATWVSLHHGGGVGMGYSQHSGMVIVADGSDEAELRLARVLVNDCGSGVMRHADAGYELAVETAQKFGLKLPMID from the coding sequence ATGTCCGGTAATAATCCCCGTATTGATGAAAGCCGTGTGATTAAAGCACCGCGTGGCAGTGAGCTGACCTGCAAAAACTGGCTGATCGAAGCAGCTTACCGCATGATTCAGAATAATCTTGATGATGAAGTGGCGGAAAATCCGCAGCATTTGGTCGTGTACGGCGGTATCGGTCGTGCGGCGCGTAATTGGCAGTGCTTTGACCGGATTTTGGAATCACTGGAAAATCTTGAGGAAGACGAAAGCTTGCTGGTGCAGTCTGGTAAGCCGGTTGGCGTATTCAAAACCCACACGGATGCACCACGGGTACTGATTGCCAATTCCAACCTCGTACCGAAATGGGCGAACTGGTCGCACTTTAATGAGCTGGACCGCAAGGGCTTGTTCATGTACGGGCAGATGACCGCTGGTAGCTGGATTTATATCGGTTCGCAGGGCATTGTTCAGGGGACTTACGAGACATTTGCTGAAGCAGGGAGACAGCATTTTGGTGGCGACTGGTCTGGCAAGTGGATTCTAACCGCAGGTTTGGGTGGCATGGGCGGCGCACAGCCGCTTGCAGCGACCTTTGCCGGTGCGGTATCGCTTAATATTGAATGCCAGCAGTCGAGCATTGATTTCCGCTTGCGCACTCGTTACGTCGATATGCAGGCCGATGATCTTGATCATGCGCTGAAACTGGTCAAAGAATATTGCGACAAGGGTGAGGCAGTGTCGATTGCTTTGCTCGGTAATGCGGCTGAGGTATTGCCGGAAATCGTCAAGCGCGCCAAGGCTGGTGGCTTGATGCCGGATTTGGTCACCGACCAAACTTCCGCGCACGACTTAATTAATGGTTACTTGCCGATTGGCTGGACGGTCGAGCAGTGGAAAGCGGCACAGGCTGATGAGTCACAGCACGACAAATTGACCCAAGACGCGGCAAAATCGTGTGCGCAGCACGTTCAGGCAATGCTTGATTTGCAGGCGATGGGTGCAAAAGCAGTTGATTATGGCAACAATATTCGTCAGGTCGCTTATGACGAGGGCATCAGTAATGCCTTTGATTTCCCCGGCTTCGTGCCAGCCTACATTCGCCCGTTGTTCTGTCAGGGTAAAGGGCCATTCCGCTGGGTTGCACTTTCTGGCGACCCGGAAGACATCTACAAAACTGACCAAAAGATCAAAGAATTGTTCCCTGAAAATGAGCACGTCCATCGCTGGCTGGATATGGCAAAAGAGCGCATTAGCTTCCAAGGCTTGCCGTCGCGTATTTGCTGGCTCGGCTTGGGTGAACGTCACCTTGCCGGTATGGCATTTAACGAGATGGTCAAAAATGGCGAGCTGAAAGCGCCGATTGTGATTGGTCGCGATCACCTCGATACCGGTTCAGTCGCCAGCCCTAACCGTGAAACCGAATCCATGCACGATGGTACTGACGCGGTATCGGATTGGCCACTGCTCAATGCCTTGCTCAATACTGCAGGCGGCGCAACGTGGGTCTCTTTGCATCACGGTGGCGGGGTTGGCATGGGTTACTCGCAGCACAGCGGCATGGTTATTGTGGCTGATGGTAGCGATGAAGCGGAGCTGCGCCTCGCTCGCGTACTGGTGAACGATTGTGGTAGTGGCGTGATGCGCCATGCGGATGCCGGCTATGAATTGGCGGTTGAGACGGCGCAAAAATTTGGCCTCAAATTACCAATGATTGACTGA
- the infA gene encoding translation initiation factor IF-1, producing MSKEENIEMMGTVIETLPNTMFRVELENGHQINAHISGRMRKHYIRILTGDKVKVEMTPYDLTKGRIVFREK from the coding sequence ATGTCCAAAGAAGAAAATATTGAGATGATGGGCACCGTCATCGAAACCCTACCTAACACCATGTTTCGCGTCGAATTGGAAAATGGTCATCAGATTAACGCTCATATCTCTGGCAGAATGCGTAAACACTACATCCGCATCCTCACTGGTGATAAAGTCAAAGTTGAAATGACCCCTTATGACTTAACCAAAGGACGTATTGTTTTCCGCGAAAAATAA
- the gcvT gene encoding glycine cleavage system aminomethyltransferase GcvT: MSDLAKTALYDWHVAHGAKMVGFAGYAMPVQYAEGIVKEHQWTREHAGLFDVSHMGQILVTGDAVAEALEKLLPIDALGLAVGQQRYALLTNAQGTIDDDLMVTRRTDDFYLVVNAACKDNDFAKLRDGLQGCDVQWWADRALLALQGPEAVAVLSELNPAVAELGFMRGGEFDLLGKPCWVSRSGYTGEDGFELSVPNEIAAKLADQLLADERVKPIGLGARDSLRLEAGLCLYGNDIDTTTTPVEAGLLWAIQKVRRPGGERAGGYTGADVIAEQIEHGAPRKRVGLRIDGRVPVRAGAKIEDLDGKTVGEVTSGGFGATVNGPVAMGYLDRDVAEANPEELFAMVRNKAIKVSIAPLPFVKKDYKK; encoded by the coding sequence ATGTCTGATCTAGCGAAAACAGCATTATATGACTGGCACGTGGCACATGGTGCGAAGATGGTTGGTTTTGCAGGCTATGCGATGCCTGTGCAGTATGCTGAGGGTATCGTCAAAGAGCACCAATGGACGCGCGAACACGCAGGGCTTTTTGATGTCTCACACATGGGGCAAATTCTCGTTACAGGTGATGCTGTCGCTGAGGCGCTGGAAAAGCTGTTACCAATTGATGCACTGGGCTTGGCAGTAGGCCAGCAGCGTTATGCACTCTTGACCAATGCACAAGGCACTATTGATGACGATCTAATGGTCACCCGCCGCACCGATGACTTTTATTTGGTGGTGAATGCTGCGTGTAAAGATAATGATTTTGCGAAACTGCGCGATGGTTTGCAGGGTTGCGATGTGCAGTGGTGGGCGGATCGCGCCTTGCTCGCGCTGCAAGGTCCTGAGGCTGTTGCTGTGCTGAGTGAGCTGAATCCTGCAGTGGCTGAGCTGGGCTTTATGCGCGGTGGTGAGTTTGACTTGCTTGGCAAGCCTTGTTGGGTAAGTCGTTCGGGTTATACAGGCGAGGACGGCTTTGAGTTGTCGGTGCCTAACGAGATTGCGGCAAAGCTTGCTGATCAATTACTCGCTGATGAAAGGGTGAAGCCGATTGGCTTGGGCGCGCGCGACAGTTTGCGCCTTGAAGCAGGGCTGTGTCTGTACGGCAATGATATTGATACGACGACGACTCCTGTCGAGGCCGGACTTCTATGGGCGATTCAAAAAGTACGTCGTCCGGGGGGCGAGCGCGCAGGTGGGTATACCGGTGCGGATGTTATCGCTGAGCAGATCGAGCATGGTGCGCCGCGCAAGCGCGTGGGGTTGCGTATTGATGGACGTGTACCGGTACGTGCTGGCGCAAAAATAGAGGATCTTGATGGTAAGACCGTTGGTGAAGTAACCAGTGGTGGCTTTGGTGCGACGGTTAATGGGCCTGTTGCTATGGGTTACCTTGATCGTGATGTGGCAGAAGCCAATCCTGAAGAATTGTTTGCGATGGTGCGCAACAAGGCAATCAAAGTTTCGATTGCGCCATTGCCGTTTGTGAAAAAGGATTATAAGAAGTGA
- the hutH gene encoding histidine ammonia-lyase, translating to MITLVPEQLTLAQLRAIWQAPQQVELDAAAYDAIDASHAVLAEIIGRDKSAYGINTGFGLLAKTRISADQLELLQRNLILSHSVGTGDYLDDNVVRLIIAMKAASLARGYSGVRRVVIDGLLALLNHGIMPLIPAKGSVGASGDLAPLSHMTLALIGEGNVRVNGEIKPATEALGSVGLEPVTLAAKEGLALINGTQVSTALALQGWFLACDLLEATTAIGALSIDAAKGSDAPFDPRIHAVRGHHGQIQLAQAYRDLLKGSAIRASHQNDCCDRVQDPYSLRCQPQVMGACLDLINQAGRTLLIEANAVTDNPLIFDEDGAVALSGGNFHAEPVAFAADTLALAIAEIGAQSERRIALLIDATLSGLPAFLVKNAGVNSGFMIAHVTAAALASENKGLAHPSSVDSLPTSANQEDHVSMATYAGRRLYDMAQNTAAIVAIEYLAAVQGVDFHAPLTTAEPLQQVHALLREQVEHYHCDRLFAPDIEAAKQLVLSGKLAANWQAIRQDWYAVS from the coding sequence ATGATAACTCTCGTACCCGAACAACTGACGCTGGCGCAGCTGCGCGCTATTTGGCAAGCACCACAACAAGTTGAGCTCGATGCTGCTGCTTATGACGCTATCGACGCCTCGCACGCTGTGCTGGCTGAAATCATCGGGCGCGACAAAAGTGCGTACGGCATCAATACCGGCTTTGGTCTGCTTGCCAAAACGCGCATCAGTGCCGACCAGCTCGAACTGCTGCAACGCAACCTGATTTTGTCGCACTCGGTCGGTACGGGGGATTATCTTGACGACAATGTTGTACGCCTGATTATCGCCATGAAAGCGGCGAGCCTCGCACGCGGATATTCCGGCGTGCGCCGTGTGGTCATTGACGGGCTACTGGCGCTGCTCAATCATGGCATCATGCCATTGATACCCGCGAAAGGTTCGGTTGGCGCATCGGGCGACCTCGCGCCGCTCTCGCACATGACGCTGGCACTGATTGGCGAAGGCAACGTGCGTGTCAATGGCGAGATCAAGCCAGCGACCGAAGCGCTGGGTTCGGTCGGGCTTGAGCCGGTCACGCTTGCCGCCAAAGAAGGACTGGCGTTGATTAACGGCACACAAGTCAGTACCGCATTGGCATTGCAAGGCTGGTTCCTCGCTTGCGACCTGCTCGAAGCGACCACCGCCATCGGCGCATTGTCGATTGACGCTGCGAAGGGCAGTGATGCGCCGTTTGATCCGCGTATCCATGCCGTGCGCGGACACCACGGGCAAATCCAGCTTGCGCAAGCCTACCGCGATCTGCTCAAAGGCAGCGCCATCCGTGCCTCGCACCAAAATGACTGCTGCGACCGCGTGCAAGACCCATATAGCCTGCGCTGCCAGCCGCAAGTCATGGGCGCGTGTCTCGACCTGATTAATCAGGCAGGGCGCACCTTATTGATTGAAGCCAATGCCGTTACCGATAACCCGCTCATTTTTGATGAAGACGGCGCAGTTGCACTGTCGGGCGGGAATTTCCACGCCGAACCGGTTGCCTTTGCTGCCGATACCCTCGCGCTGGCGATTGCCGAAATTGGCGCACAATCCGAGCGCCGCATTGCCCTGTTGATTGACGCTACCTTATCCGGCTTGCCGGCATTTCTGGTCAAAAATGCCGGCGTCAATTCCGGCTTCATGATTGCTCACGTCACCGCCGCTGCACTTGCTTCGGAAAACAAAGGACTGGCGCATCCGTCGAGCGTTGACAGCTTGCCGACCTCGGCCAATCAGGAAGACCATGTATCAATGGCGACCTACGCCGGCCGCCGCCTCTACGACATGGCGCAGAACACCGCCGCCATCGTTGCGATTGAATATTTGGCAGCAGTGCAGGGCGTTGATTTCCACGCACCACTCACCACCGCCGAACCGCTGCAACAAGTACACGCCTTATTACGCGAACAGGTCGAGCATTACCACTGCGACCGCCTGTTCGCCCCCGACATCGAAGCCGCCAAACAACTGGTGTTGAGCGGCAAACTCGCCGCCAACTGGCAAGCCATCCGCCAAGATTGGTACGCCGTGTCATGA
- a CDS encoding DUF2333 family protein has translation MTVASRSKIGAKKVVDAYKPSTWRNKGWGWRIFMLLFTLGIIIGLLMFWWSSEPKQFDVQEARTAYLAEGQEPVVGSAVTGTTIAIIDTLLDKPGGFTMNDKLPPGLLMDNIPSWEWGVLKQLREVTFAMRNDFSRSQSQSAQMKALETAESNLRNDASKWILPSPESKYSEARDLLKQYGQGIADLKNSQAQFYARADNLVSYLDLANKTMGDLTQRLGASVGDVVMDIDQQSDDTDASTKAPVAQNARTPWMQLDNIFYEARGYSWALLLELKAIRIDFAKTLKSKNALASLDQIIAELEKAQKPVWSPIILNGRGFGFTANHSLVMASYLSRANAAITDLKQLLRNG, from the coding sequence ATGACAGTCGCCTCACGCTCCAAAATTGGTGCGAAAAAAGTCGTCGATGCTTATAAACCAAGCACATGGCGCAATAAAGGCTGGGGATGGCGCATATTCATGCTGCTGTTCACGCTCGGCATCATCATTGGCTTATTGATGTTTTGGTGGAGCAGCGAGCCGAAGCAATTTGATGTCCAGGAAGCACGTACTGCGTACCTTGCTGAAGGGCAGGAGCCGGTTGTTGGGTCTGCGGTTACGGGCACGACTATTGCCATCATTGATACCCTGCTCGATAAGCCCGGCGGCTTTACCATGAACGATAAATTACCGCCCGGATTGCTGATGGATAACATCCCTTCGTGGGAGTGGGGCGTGCTCAAGCAATTGCGCGAAGTCACATTTGCGATGCGCAATGATTTCAGCCGTTCGCAGTCACAGTCAGCACAAATGAAAGCGCTGGAAACAGCCGAAAGTAATCTGCGCAATGATGCCAGCAAGTGGATCTTGCCTAGCCCCGAAAGCAAATACAGCGAAGCGCGCGACTTACTCAAGCAATACGGCCAAGGTATCGCTGATTTGAAAAACAGTCAGGCACAATTCTATGCCCGCGCCGACAACTTGGTCAGTTACCTCGATTTAGCTAACAAGACCATGGGTGATCTCACTCAGCGCCTTGGGGCGAGTGTTGGTGATGTAGTCATGGATATCGATCAGCAAAGTGACGACACCGATGCTTCGACCAAAGCACCGGTTGCGCAGAACGCACGGACGCCGTGGATGCAGCTCGATAATATCTTCTACGAAGCGCGTGGTTACAGCTGGGCCTTGTTGCTTGAGCTGAAAGCGATCCGTATTGATTTTGCCAAGACGCTGAAAAGCAAAAACGCTTTGGCCTCGCTAGATCAAATCATCGCTGAGTTGGAAAAAGCACAAAAACCGGTTTGGAGCCCGATTATTCTCAACGGTCGTGGGTTTGGCTTTACCGCTAACCATTCGTTGGTCATGGCATCGTATCTTTCACGTGCGAATGCCGCGATTACTGACCTCAAGCAGCTGCTGAGAAATGGGTAA
- a CDS encoding ABC transporter ATP-binding protein/permease, with product MLRFFERLTRPFPPIHDEQPPNRLLAFCLHYTKGFKRFIAVLTVISAMQGALEVMLFSFMGDIVNWLSGYDRDTFLAQESATLWKMGLVVLVALPLLTLASSVLRHQSLMGNFPMAIRWRMHRHLLRQSMAFYQDEFAGRVATKVMQTALAVRELLLKAADLFVYISVYFLTMLLLLAQMNWLLMIPIVIWFVLYVSIQCYFVPRLKRVSQLQADARSTMTGRIVDAYTNIATVKLFAHTEREADYAQRSMSSFLHTVYRQFRLVTGLDFCIDFINYLLTFSIAALGIALWINESLSVGALAVAVAMALRINSMSHWVLWEISGLFENLGTAMDGMQTLSQPTLVQDKKDAKALEVTKGTIDFEQVSFHYHGAHSEERKPPAVLDNLSLSIKAGEKIGLVGRSGAGKSTLVNLLLRFYDIQSGKISIDGQNIADVTQESLRRHIAMVTQDTSLLHRSVRDNILYGRPDASEAELQQALRDAEAHDFIDHLTDPQGNKGLDAQVGERGVKLSGGQRQRIAIARVLLKNAPILILDEATSALDSEVEAAIQSSLNRLMQGKTVIAIAHRLSTIAAMDRLVVMDSGRIIEMGTHAELLKQGGVYAQLWARQTGGYLGEDSGV from the coding sequence ATGTTGCGATTTTTTGAGCGTCTGACGCGACCATTCCCGCCTATTCATGACGAGCAACCGCCAAACCGGTTGCTCGCTTTTTGTTTGCATTACACAAAAGGCTTTAAGCGTTTCATTGCGGTTTTGACTGTGATCAGTGCCATGCAAGGTGCACTCGAAGTAATGCTGTTTTCCTTTATGGGCGATATCGTTAATTGGCTCAGTGGATATGATCGCGATACTTTTCTTGCGCAAGAGTCCGCAACCTTGTGGAAAATGGGCTTGGTCGTATTGGTCGCTTTGCCACTTCTAACACTTGCAAGCTCAGTATTGCGGCATCAGTCTTTGATGGGCAATTTCCCGATGGCTATACGCTGGCGTATGCATCGCCACTTGCTCAGGCAAAGCATGGCATTCTATCAGGATGAATTTGCGGGGCGCGTCGCGACCAAAGTTATGCAAACAGCGCTTGCAGTGCGAGAGTTGTTGCTTAAAGCAGCCGATTTGTTTGTTTATATCAGCGTCTATTTTCTGACTATGTTGCTGTTACTGGCGCAGATGAATTGGCTGCTGATGATTCCGATCGTCATTTGGTTCGTACTTTATGTATCTATCCAATGCTATTTCGTCCCTCGCCTCAAGCGCGTCTCACAGCTTCAGGCTGATGCGCGTTCTACGATGACAGGGCGTATCGTCGATGCGTATACCAATATTGCGACAGTCAAATTATTTGCCCATACTGAGCGAGAAGCTGATTATGCGCAGCGTTCGATGTCGTCATTTTTGCACACCGTTTACCGTCAATTTCGCCTCGTCACAGGGCTGGATTTCTGTATTGACTTCATCAATTACTTACTGACGTTCAGTATTGCCGCACTGGGGATTGCATTGTGGATTAATGAATCATTGAGTGTTGGCGCATTGGCTGTAGCTGTGGCAATGGCACTACGGATCAATAGTATGTCGCACTGGGTTCTGTGGGAAATTAGCGGGCTATTTGAAAACCTTGGCACAGCGATGGATGGCATGCAGACTTTGTCGCAGCCGACTTTGGTCCAAGATAAGAAAGATGCCAAAGCACTTGAGGTGACAAAAGGTACGATAGATTTCGAGCAAGTCAGCTTTCATTACCATGGCGCTCATAGCGAAGAACGTAAACCACCTGCAGTGCTTGATAATCTATCTTTGAGTATTAAGGCGGGGGAGAAGATTGGCTTGGTCGGGCGCAGTGGCGCCGGTAAATCCACTTTGGTCAATTTACTGCTGCGTTTCTACGATATTCAATCCGGGAAAATTAGCATAGACGGGCAGAATATTGCCGATGTGACGCAGGAAAGTCTGCGTCGTCATATTGCGATGGTGACCCAAGATACTTCCTTATTGCATCGCTCTGTGCGAGACAATATTCTTTACGGGCGACCTGATGCCAGTGAGGCTGAATTGCAGCAAGCTCTACGCGATGCTGAGGCACATGATTTTATTGATCACTTAACTGATCCACAGGGAAATAAAGGCCTGGATGCTCAAGTTGGTGAACGCGGAGTCAAGCTTTCGGGCGGCCAGCGGCAGCGAATCGCAATAGCACGGGTCTTATTAAAGAATGCCCCTATTCTGATTTTGGACGAAGCAACCTCAGCACTTGATAGTGAAGTAGAAGCAGCGATACAGTCGAGCTTGAACCGTTTGATGCAGGGTAAAACCGTCATTGCCATCGCTCACCGTTTATCAACGATTGCGGCGATGGATAGGTTGGTGGTGATGGATAGTGGGCGGATTATTGAAATGGGTACACATGCTGAACTGCTCAAACAGGGCGGCGTTTATGCGCAGCTGTGGGCGAGGCAGACTGGCGGGTATCTTGGTGAGGATAGTGGTGTTTAG
- the cysE gene encoding serine O-acetyltransferase translates to MKWYQYIKEDFAVVRERDPATQSAWAILTLHTGFWAVASYRLQHALWHSGWRWLARFLANLSRWLTGVELHPAVKAGRRLFIDHGMGIVIGETSELGDDVSIYQGVTLGGTSWAQHKRHPTIGNDVIIGAGAKVIGAIFVANHARVGSNAVVVKDVPERSTVVGIPAKVVGEDKAAREPSQRRADCDRFEAYAQSSDIADPIMNLLNQLNERICILEDENTRLKKARLTDQSEHKND, encoded by the coding sequence ATGAAATGGTATCAATACATTAAGGAAGACTTTGCAGTGGTGCGCGAACGCGACCCCGCGACGCAGAGTGCATGGGCAATTTTGACGCTACATACCGGTTTTTGGGCGGTGGCAAGCTATCGCTTGCAGCATGCGTTATGGCACAGCGGCTGGCGCTGGCTGGCACGGTTTCTCGCCAATTTGTCGCGCTGGCTGACTGGCGTTGAATTGCATCCTGCTGTAAAAGCAGGGCGAAGGCTGTTTATTGACCATGGCATGGGTATTGTGATTGGAGAGACGTCTGAATTAGGCGATGACGTCAGTATCTATCAGGGTGTAACGCTTGGTGGCACGTCCTGGGCGCAACACAAGCGCCATCCGACGATTGGCAACGACGTCATTATTGGTGCAGGCGCTAAGGTGATCGGTGCGATTTTTGTCGCCAATCATGCCCGAGTCGGCTCGAATGCTGTGGTAGTTAAAGACGTGCCCGAGCGTAGCACTGTGGTCGGGATTCCGGCAAAAGTGGTCGGTGAGGATAAAGCTGCGCGTGAGCCATCACAGCGCCGAGCCGATTGTGATCGTTTTGAGGCTTATGCACAAAGCAGTGATATTGCTGACCCAATCATGAACTTGCTCAATCAGCTCAATGAACGTATTTGCATTCTTGAAGATGAAAATACACGGCTGAAAAAAGCGCGTCTGACCGATCAATCGGAACATAAAAATGACTGA
- a CDS encoding cysteine desulfurase — protein MTDIAYFDYAAMTPVDPRVAGVLREAFEQMPVGNAGATHQRGLAARARINHAREEFATAIGADPREIVFTSGASEADNLAIKGALTYHGAKNPRLITMQTEHKAILDPAAIMAKQGVEVVVLPPLRNGLVDMAALDAALAEKPTTLVSIMAVNNETGVIQPIAEIAERVHAAGAKLHVDAAQAPGRIAVNMQDWQADMVSFAAQKIFGPQGIGALYVRRLPKMRLQAQMHGGGQERGMRSGTLPIALILAFAEAMKLAVAEREARNAVVETLHKQLIDQLPPPMALNSDAPCVPHIINIHTGLPVAQVLALADAAGLALSAGSACSSGGEGSHVLQAMGLGERASQSVRITLSHLTSSAELARLIDFLTKLEGQQ, from the coding sequence ATGACTGATATTGCTTACTTTGATTACGCTGCGATGACGCCGGTTGATCCTCGGGTTGCTGGCGTTCTGCGTGAGGCTTTTGAGCAAATGCCGGTTGGTAATGCTGGTGCGACGCATCAGCGTGGGCTAGCAGCGCGAGCACGGATTAACCATGCGCGAGAAGAATTTGCCACTGCGATTGGTGCTGATCCGCGTGAGATCGTTTTTACCAGTGGCGCCAGTGAGGCCGATAACCTTGCCATCAAAGGTGCGTTGACTTACCACGGCGCCAAAAATCCACGCCTGATCACCATGCAAACTGAGCACAAGGCAATTCTTGACCCAGCGGCTATTATGGCCAAGCAGGGCGTTGAAGTAGTTGTATTACCGCCTTTGCGCAATGGTTTGGTTGATATGGCTGCGCTCGATGCGGCACTGGCTGAAAAGCCGACCACGTTGGTCAGTATCATGGCGGTGAATAATGAAACCGGGGTGATACAGCCAATTGCCGAGATAGCCGAGCGCGTTCATGCAGCGGGAGCTAAATTGCACGTCGATGCTGCACAAGCACCAGGGCGCATTGCAGTGAATATGCAGGATTGGCAAGCTGATATGGTCAGCTTTGCAGCGCAGAAAATTTTTGGCCCACAGGGCATTGGCGCGCTGTATGTGCGGCGTTTGCCAAAAATGCGCTTGCAAGCGCAGATGCATGGTGGTGGTCAGGAGCGCGGTATGCGTTCCGGGACTCTACCCATCGCGCTGATTTTGGCTTTTGCTGAAGCAATGAAGCTGGCCGTTGCAGAGCGTGAAGCGCGTAATGCCGTAGTCGAAACCCTGCACAAGCAATTGATTGATCAATTGCCGCCTCCAATGGCGCTGAACAGCGATGCACCTTGCGTACCACACATTATCAATATTCATACCGGCTTACCCGTTGCCCAAGTCTTGGCATTGGCAGACGCTGCTGGTTTGGCACTGTCTGCTGGGTCAGCGTGTTCATCAGGCGGCGAAGGTTCGCACGTTTTGCAGGCAATGGGGCTCGGTGAGCGAGCAAGCCAAAGTGTGCGCATTACACTCTCACATTTGACCAGCTCCGCTGAACTCGCTAGGCTGATTGATTTCCTCACTAAATTGGAAGGGCAGCAATGA
- a CDS encoding iron-sulfur cluster assembly accessory protein: MIHLTPEAVARVKKHLTKRGEGIGVHVDVVRSGCSGYSYHIDFIDSIGEDQLAFAQDGFQVVVDKEDIALLEGLELAVKKQGLNEFFAFNNPQATATCGCGTSFSVSG, encoded by the coding sequence ATGATACATTTAACACCGGAAGCCGTTGCCCGGGTAAAAAAGCACCTCACCAAGCGTGGTGAAGGCATCGGCGTACATGTGGACGTCGTGAGATCGGGATGCTCAGGCTATTCTTATCATATTGACTTTATTGATAGCATTGGTGAAGATCAGTTGGCCTTTGCGCAGGACGGTTTTCAAGTTGTGGTTGATAAAGAAGATATCGCCTTGCTCGAAGGCTTGGAATTGGCAGTTAAAAAACAGGGATTGAATGAGTTTTTTGCCTTCAATAATCCACAGGCAACCGCGACTTGCGGCTGCGGTACCAGTTTTAGCGTTTCTGGCTAA
- a CDS encoding metalloregulator ArsR/SmtB family transcription factor, giving the protein MMKLEQPDCQADEHNINTLSSINDDVLENTVTILSAMADTARLSILILLHEGGESCVSALAKRLGDKTNTVSMRLKKLHDAGLVNKRRDAKHIFYSLKDDHIVTIVRNAIEHAQHYSQ; this is encoded by the coding sequence ATGATGAAACTAGAACAACCTGATTGCCAAGCTGATGAACACAACATCAATACACTAAGCAGCATTAATGATGACGTCCTTGAAAATACCGTCACCATCCTTAGTGCTATGGCTGATACGGCTAGACTAAGCATACTTATACTCTTGCACGAAGGTGGCGAAAGCTGTGTTTCAGCACTCGCTAAACGCCTTGGTGATAAAACAAATACTGTTTCGATGCGCCTTAAAAAGCTCCACGATGCAGGGCTGGTCAACAAACGACGCGATGCCAAACATATTTTTTACAGTTTAAAAGACGACCATATCGTTACGATTGTGCGCAACGCTATAGAGCACGCACAGCACTACAGTCAATAA